The DNA segment AAAATTTCCCAATGAATCATATTTAGCAAAGAATCTATAGAAGTTGTTAGGTGGAGAAAGCAAGAACGTGTCCGGTCCGGGATCAAAGTCCGAAGGATATTGAAGATAACCGCCAATTATTATATTGCTTTCGTCATCCGTGATTATGAGCGTTATCCCTGTATAAAGTGCTATAAATTGTGTTGAAATTACCTGCAACGATGAATCCAATTCATATATATATGATCCATCACCAACTAATACGTTTCCGTTTTTTTTAATCGTAAATATTCTATTCAGCGGATGGCTTGCACCAAATGATTGATAAACATGTTTAAAATTTCCTGAAGAGTCCAGTTTGAGAATAAATTTGCCAAGAGAAGAATATAACATCAAGGTGTCACTGCCTGGGTTAATATCCAACGAATCCTCAAAATCACCAGATAAAAAGATGTTGCCGTTATAGTCAACTTCAATTGATTCAGGTCTCTCATATCCTGCTTCTCCAATAGTTTTTACCCAAATCAAATCTCCTTCAGATGTGAGTTTTTCAATGAAAATATTATTCATGTCACTTGTAGTTGGTTGCAAGGTATCAGGTCCCGGATCAAAATCTATTGAATCACTGTAATAGCCTAATACTATTATATTGTCATCAGAATCTATCGCCATGTCCACAACTCTTTCAATCGAATTTCCACTAAAGACTTTGACCCATTCAACTGATTGGCTATAGGAGAAATTTATGCTGGTAAATAAAATTAAAATCAGTATTATTTTTTTCATATTAAAGCTATAAAGGTCTATTCCAAAGATAATTATTTTATAATTGCAAGGCACGAAATTGTAGGGGAATATTCGTATTTTTGGCCATACCACAATCCCCTCAATGAAACAAACTTCATCCGGTGTCAGAGCCAAAAAAGCCCTCGGACAACATTTCTTAAAAGACCCTGCGATCGCTGAGCGCATTGTTGGTTTTTTAGGAGAAAGTAAAGCGTACACCGATATTCTGGAGATCGGTCCGGGAATGGGAATTCTGACGGATTTTCTTTTTGAAAAGAAAGGCTACCGGACGAGAATTGTGGACCTGGATGATGAATCGATCACGTTTTTGTTCAATCGATTTCCGTTACGACAGCAGGATATTATTCATGCTGATTTTTTGAGAATGAATTTCGATGAATTCTTCAAAGGACAGTTTGCTATCATAGGTAATTTTCCATACAACATTTCTTCGCAGATCTTGTTCAAGGTACTTGATGACCGTGACAGGATTCCGGAAGTGGTGGGGATGTTTCAGAAAGAAGTTGCAATGCGCATAGCAGGTGATCCCGGAAGTAAGGAATATGGAATTCTCAGTGTATTCATGCAAGCTTATTACGATGTAAAAGTTGTACTGCAATTGAATGAAACAGATTTCCAGCCACCACCAAAAGTAAAGTCAGCAGTTCTGCATTTTCTTCGGAAAGATAATTTCGATCTGGGTTGTGATGAAAAAGAATTTCGGAAAACGGTGAAGATGGCCTTCAATCAAAGACGGAAAACACTAAGAAATGCAATGGGAGCAATGATTGCAAAAGATGTTGAAATTCCTTTTTCAGGATTGCGTGCAGAGGCATTGAGCTGGCAGCAATTTGTACAACTGACAAATTTTATAATCGAACACCGGACAAACGAATCAAATTGAAAATACTTTTTATAGATACTGCCCACCCTTTTTTATGGGAAAGCATGATCGCTGATGGTCATGAATGCATTGCAGCAGATACATTTTCTCTTGAGGAGATCTATTCGCAATTGCACGATTCAAACGGGATCGTAATCAGAAGTCGTGTAAACATCGATAAAAATTTCTTGATAAAGCTACCGCATTAAAATTTATAGCCCGTTGCGGAGCAGGAATGGAAAGCATAGATGTTGAATATGCTTCGCAAAAAGGAATCGCTTGTCTGAATTCACCTGAAGGTAACCGCAATGCTGTCGGTGAACATGCTCTTGGAATGTTGCTGATGCTTTTCAATAATCTCAATCGCGCCGACAGACAAGTCAGAGCAGGGGAGTGGATCCGCGAAAAAAATCGTGGTCATGAACTGGAAGGAAAAACAGTTGGCATTATTGGCTTTGGAAATATGGGTTCAGCTTTCGCAGAAAAATTGAAAGGATTTAATTGCAGAAAACTAGCATTTGATAAGTACAGATCAGGCTTTGCAAATGATTTTGTTCAGGAAGCTACTTTTGAAGAAATCAAACGGCAAGCCAATGTTCTAAGTCTGCATATTCCCTTGACGTCTGAAACAGAATTTTTGATCAATGAGAAATTTATTAACTCATTCGCTAAACCATTTTATCTGATCAACACAGCACGTGGTAAATGTGTTTCCACGCACGATCTTGTGAATGGAATAAAATCAGGCAAAGTTCTTGGCGCTTGTCTGGATGTATATGAATACGAAGATGCGTCTTTTGAAAAATTCAGTATAGAAGCTGCAGGGTTAAAAGACAATGCGGATTGGATTTATCTGACGCAATCGGAGAAAGTAATACTGACACCGCATATTGCCGGCTGGACGTTTGAGTCGTTGCGGAAAATTGCTGAGGTTTTGGTCAAAAAGATCAGAAATTTATAAGAAGCAAGTTGATCAGCTTAAAATACAATTATTTTTTATATTTGAATCAACAATCAGCTCGAGATCAATGCTTGTAATCATTGTTTGTGAAGGATTATGACAAATCCTTGATAAAAACTGAGGATTATTTCTTTTACTTCGAAATTATTTTTTAAAAACTATCATTATGAAAAAATTTCTACTCGCCATGTTCATTTTTACTTTGACGTATCATATTGGGTTTTCGCAAATCACTTTTGTAAAAGAATATGCCATTCCAGGAGCATTAAGCAACGGAGTTTCTATCGTAGAAGACATAGCAGGTGGTTACATATTCACCGGATTTTCTTATGATTCACTTTCAGATCAGACATATCAATATGTTGCAAAATGCGATCCCGTGGGAAGTATCAATTGGGTTAAATATTATGATACTTTGATTTATGATGGGTCAATGAAAAGATTTGCAAATGGAGATC comes from the Bacteroidota bacterium genome and includes:
- the rsmA gene encoding ribosomal RNA small subunit methyltransferase A is translated as MKQTSSGVRAKKALGQHFLKDPAIAERIVGFLGESKAYTDILEIGPGMGILTDFLFEKKGYRTRIVDLDDESITFLFNRFPLRQQDIIHADFLRMNFDEFFKGQFAIIGNFPYNISSQILFKVLDDRDRIPEVVGMFQKEVAMRIAGDPGSKEYGILSVFMQAYYDVKVVLQLNETDFQPPPKVKSAVLHFLRKDNFDLGCDEKEFRKTVKMAFNQRRKTLRNAMGAMIAKDVEIPFSGLRAEALSWQQFVQLTNFIIEHRTNESN